A region of Nitrospinota bacterium DNA encodes the following proteins:
- the sat gene encoding sulfate adenylyltransferase: protein MSKLVNPHGGGELKPLLLQGKEREAELKKAQSLPKVVMTSRETSDLIMMGIGAFTPLTGFMTRADWEGVCDGYKTASGLFWPIPITLSTDKASINGIKVGGEVALWDGETEQVMGTMTVTEKYEIDKAHECMSIFKTTDSEHPGVQKVMAQGDVNLAGPVKVLSESYYPEMFRDVYMTPAQTRKAFAEKGWSSVAALQLRNPMHRSHEYLAKIAVEVCDGLLIHQLVGKLKPGDIPAEVRVRAVNALVENYFVNNTAIQAGYPMEMRYAGPREALLHAVFRQNYGCSHLLVGRDHAGVGNYYGPFDAHKIFDEIPKDALELKPLKIDWTFWCFKCDGMASARTCPHEGKDRLLLSGTMLRKTLSEGGEIPKEFSRPEVLAILQEYYRSLDEKVEIKLHRAATGA, encoded by the coding sequence ATGTCGAAGCTTGTAAATCCGCATGGCGGCGGGGAGTTGAAGCCCCTGCTATTGCAGGGCAAAGAACGGGAGGCGGAGCTGAAAAAGGCCCAATCCCTGCCGAAGGTAGTGATGACCTCGCGCGAGACGTCGGACCTTATCATGATGGGCATCGGCGCTTTCACTCCACTCACCGGCTTTATGACCCGGGCGGACTGGGAGGGTGTGTGCGACGGTTACAAGACCGCATCGGGGCTGTTCTGGCCCATCCCCATCACCCTTTCCACGGACAAAGCCAGCATCAACGGCATAAAGGTTGGCGGAGAGGTGGCGCTCTGGGACGGCGAGACCGAGCAGGTGATGGGAACCATGACCGTCACCGAAAAATACGAGATAGACAAGGCGCACGAGTGCATGTCCATATTCAAGACCACCGACAGCGAGCATCCCGGCGTGCAGAAGGTGATGGCCCAGGGGGACGTGAACCTGGCCGGGCCGGTGAAGGTCCTGTCCGAAAGCTATTACCCGGAAATGTTCCGCGATGTGTACATGACTCCCGCCCAAACCCGCAAAGCCTTCGCCGAAAAAGGCTGGAGCTCCGTTGCGGCGTTACAACTTAGAAACCCCATGCACCGCTCCCACGAGTATCTTGCAAAAATTGCGGTGGAGGTCTGCGATGGTCTGCTGATCCACCAGCTTGTGGGTAAACTGAAACCGGGGGACATTCCGGCGGAGGTGCGGGTGCGGGCCGTCAACGCGCTGGTGGAAAACTACTTCGTCAATAACACCGCCATCCAGGCAGGTTATCCCATGGAAATGCGTTACGCAGGGCCGCGGGAGGCTCTATTGCACGCGGTGTTCCGCCAAAACTATGGTTGCTCCCATCTCCTGGTGGGGCGGGACCATGCGGGGGTGGGCAACTATTACGGCCCCTTCGACGCCCACAAGATATTCGACGAGATACCCAAAGACGCGCTGGAGCTGAAACCACTTAAGATAGACTGGACTTTCTGGTGTTTCAAATGCGACGGCATGGCCTCCGCCCGCACCTGCCCCCACGAGGGGAAAGACCGGCTGTTGCTTTCCGGCACCATGCTCCGCAAAACCCTGTCCGAAGGGGGCGAGATACCCAAGGAGTTCTCCAGGCCTGAAGTGCTGGCCATCCTTCAGGAGTATTACAGGAGCCTGGACGAGAAGGTGGAGATAAAGCTCCACCGCGCCGCCACCGGGGCGTAG
- the rdgB gene encoding RdgB/HAM1 family non-canonical purine NTP pyrophosphatase, whose translation MKALIALATKNAGKVREFNHAFEGTGITFVSLLDIPNAPDVEEHGETYEENALIKARAIVKATGMPAVADDSGIEIDVMPGELGVFSARFGGDMPASEVNEIVLKRLEGVENRACRYVCALAYVEPATGREALVTATCEGIVHDRQEGDKGFGFDPIFFVPEYGKTMAQLPLEVKNRISHRAKAMAKLKAELVAK comes from the coding sequence ATGAAAGCTCTTATTGCGCTGGCCACTAAAAACGCCGGAAAGGTTCGCGAGTTCAACCACGCCTTTGAGGGGACAGGGATTACCTTTGTGTCACTTCTGGACATCCCCAACGCGCCGGATGTGGAGGAACATGGCGAGACTTATGAAGAAAACGCATTGATAAAAGCCCGCGCCATAGTAAAGGCCACGGGAATGCCAGCCGTGGCGGACGATTCGGGGATAGAGATAGACGTAATGCCTGGAGAGTTGGGCGTATTCTCCGCCAGGTTCGGTGGAGACATGCCTGCCAGTGAGGTGAACGAAATTGTCCTAAAACGCCTTGAGGGCGTTGAAAACCGCGCCTGCCGCTACGTGTGCGCCCTGGCGTATGTTGAGCCAGCCACAGGCAGGGAAGCGCTTGTAACCGCCACCTGCGAGGGTATTGTGCATGACCGGCAGGAAGGGGATAAAGGGTTCGGGTTCGACCCCATATTCTTCGTCCCCGAATATGGCAAGACAATGGCCCAGCTTCCGCTGGAGGTAAAGAACAGGATAAGCCATCGGGCGAAAGCTATGGCGAAGCTGAAGGCGGAGCTTGTGGCTAAATAA
- a CDS encoding fumarate hydratase C-terminal domain-containing protein encodes MIKLTLPTTEEAVRALKVGDEVLLTGKMVTARDRAHKYMVEKRPDEVRDILRDTVIYHCGPVMKKHDDGHWEVVAAGPTTSIREEPYQADVIEEYKVRGVIGKGGLGKKTLDGLKKTGAVYFHAVGGASQVLARTVVKVEGVIKLEEFGVPEAFWIFDVKDFPVVVTMDAHGNSLHDKVGAESEEKMKEILAGMGK; translated from the coding sequence ATGATTAAGCTTACGCTTCCCACAACGGAGGAAGCCGTGCGCGCGCTTAAAGTGGGCGACGAGGTCCTGCTGACGGGCAAAATGGTGACAGCCCGGGACAGGGCTCACAAATACATGGTGGAGAAACGGCCCGATGAAGTGCGCGACATTTTGCGGGACACGGTTATATACCACTGCGGCCCGGTTATGAAGAAACATGATGACGGCCATTGGGAAGTTGTGGCCGCAGGGCCTACAACCTCCATCCGCGAGGAACCGTACCAAGCGGACGTGATAGAGGAATACAAGGTGCGCGGCGTCATCGGCAAAGGCGGGCTGGGCAAGAAAACCCTGGATGGGCTGAAGAAGACCGGCGCGGTGTATTTCCACGCCGTGGGCGGCGCGTCGCAGGTGCTGGCCCGCACGGTGGTGAAGGTGGAAGGAGTCATAAAGCTGGAGGAGTTCGGCGTGCCCGAGGCGTTCTGGATTTTCGACGTGAAGGATTTCCCAGTGGTGGTAACTATGGACGCCCACGGAAACTCGCTCCACGACAAAGTCGGCGCGGAGTCCGAGGAGAAGATGAAAGAGATACTGGCGGGGATGGGGAAATAG
- a CDS encoding fumarate hydratase, whose protein sequence is MDIIADEEFTEAIVELIRRTSTILPQDVVERLKAYRDKEAPDSRAQRALDTILNNIQMAERDSRPICQDTGTVTFDIHYPFGMRQNALAEIIRNGVRRATSRHYLRPNVVDPITGAPKVDNTGRGHPAMYFDQWDEDYLKIDLVLKGGGCENVGTQYSLPYSPLGAGRDMDGIKKVCLDAVVKAQGKGCAPGVLGIGIGGDRAQSYLLSKKQLHRKLGDKNQDPGLADLEEWVVENSNKLGIGPMGFGGKTTLIGAKAAAMDTIPASYFVAVTYMCWAYRRRTMTLKGKEVSYD, encoded by the coding sequence ATGGACATCATCGCTGACGAGGAGTTTACAGAGGCTATCGTGGAGCTTATCCGCAGAACCTCGACAATTTTGCCGCAGGATGTGGTGGAGCGCTTGAAGGCGTACAGGGACAAAGAGGCCCCGGATAGCAGGGCCCAGCGAGCCCTGGACACCATATTGAACAACATACAGATGGCCGAGCGGGACTCGCGCCCCATCTGCCAGGACACCGGCACGGTGACTTTCGACATCCATTACCCGTTCGGCATGCGCCAGAACGCCCTGGCGGAGATAATCCGCAACGGCGTGCGGCGGGCCACCTCCCGCCATTATCTGCGGCCCAACGTGGTGGATCCCATCACCGGAGCGCCAAAGGTGGACAACACCGGCAGAGGGCATCCGGCCATGTATTTCGACCAATGGGACGAGGACTATTTAAAGATAGACCTGGTGCTTAAAGGGGGCGGTTGCGAGAACGTGGGAACCCAGTATTCCCTCCCATACTCCCCTCTCGGAGCCGGGCGGGACATGGACGGCATCAAGAAAGTTTGCCTGGACGCGGTGGTGAAAGCCCAAGGCAAAGGATGCGCGCCCGGCGTGCTGGGCATCGGCATCGGCGGGGACAGGGCGCAAAGCTACCTGTTGAGTAAAAAACAGCTTCACCGGAAACTGGGGGACAAGAACCAGGACCCGGGCCTGGCGGATCTGGAGGAATGGGTTGTAGAGAACTCCAACAAGCTGGGCATCGGGCCCATGGGGTTTGGCGGCAAGACCACGCTAATCGGCGCCAAGGCGGCGGCGATGGACACCATCCCCGCGTCGTACTTCGTAGCCGTCACCTACATGTGCTGGGCGTACCGGCGGCGGACCATGACCCTGAAGGGCAAGGAGGTGTCTTATGATTAA
- a CDS encoding SurA N-terminal domain-containing protein, producing the protein MLNVFREGAKTWASRLLIWFVAFTFIGSAFLVWGWRKSRNDDEVAQVGSEVITRQQLAEQTRLVEENLRKQFGGQLDAAALKQLNPRNIALNSLISRALQVKAAGEEGIVVTDDELKDAIAAQPGFQTNGVFDPKLYSDTIKRMGLTPAAFEQQVKADIITQRLMAMVERPVRVSEIEARNHYIYENQPITVDYVKTDTAEVMRDARFTEEEARKWFDGHKDDFRLPETRTFKSLLLDPKDIADKTTVTQDELTAYYGEHTAEFEVKEEAHARHILAVVAPNASQAAVDKAEAKMKKALARVRAGEDFSRVAREMSEDPAAASGGDLGSFRRGVMTPEFEQVVFALKPGQVSEPFRTQFGFHIAQLVSLTAGKIPTLEEARDKVEARARLEKAGRDAEAIMKSLAGQLKPDNFGAVADKHPEMRINTHIAHKGQPAMGFRDGKKAADMVFALNEKTVSELMAMPEGYAYLAVESVQQPFTPPFDSIRDVVEARYRAELADKMAEERAKKVEKAVGEGKTLADAARAFGLAVSRTAPFSRAQVASGQARGDGARMEAFELEDKQAKTLPVQGGFVTMVLAGRGAVDEAVMGASLPELAKNLLKRKRERVYAEYLVTLRKKAEAEETLTVNEIFTK; encoded by the coding sequence ATGCTTAACGTATTCCGGGAAGGGGCCAAAACCTGGGCCTCGCGGCTCTTAATATGGTTCGTGGCGTTCACTTTCATAGGCTCGGCGTTCCTGGTATGGGGCTGGCGCAAAAGCCGCAACGACGACGAGGTGGCGCAGGTGGGCTCTGAAGTAATCACCAGGCAACAACTGGCCGAGCAGACCCGGCTTGTTGAGGAAAACCTTCGCAAACAGTTCGGCGGCCAGTTGGACGCGGCGGCTCTTAAACAGCTGAATCCCAGGAACATCGCTCTAAACTCCCTCATCAGCCGCGCCCTGCAGGTGAAGGCCGCGGGGGAGGAAGGCATTGTTGTGACGGACGACGAGCTTAAAGACGCCATAGCCGCCCAGCCCGGTTTTCAGACCAACGGGGTGTTCGACCCAAAGCTGTATTCAGACACCATAAAGCGCATGGGGCTTACCCCCGCCGCTTTCGAACAGCAGGTGAAAGCCGACATCATCACCCAACGGCTTATGGCCATGGTGGAGCGGCCTGTCCGGGTTTCCGAGATTGAGGCGCGCAACCATTATATTTATGAAAACCAGCCTATAACGGTGGACTACGTAAAGACAGACACCGCCGAGGTGATGCGGGACGCGCGTTTCACCGAGGAAGAGGCAAGAAAATGGTTCGACGGGCATAAAGATGATTTCCGCCTGCCGGAGACGCGCACGTTCAAGTCGCTCCTGCTGGATCCCAAGGATATCGCCGATAAAACCACCGTAACGCAGGATGAGTTGACGGCCTATTACGGCGAGCATACGGCGGAATTTGAGGTGAAAGAGGAAGCTCACGCCAGGCACATACTGGCGGTGGTGGCGCCCAACGCTTCCCAGGCCGCCGTGGATAAGGCCGAGGCGAAAATGAAGAAGGCGCTGGCGCGGGTTCGCGCTGGCGAGGATTTCTCCAGGGTTGCGCGGGAAATGTCTGAAGACCCCGCCGCCGCATCCGGGGGGGACCTTGGCTCGTTCCGCCGCGGCGTGATGACGCCGGAGTTCGAGCAGGTGGTATTCGCGTTGAAACCGGGCCAGGTATCGGAACCGTTCCGCACCCAGTTCGGGTTCCACATAGCCCAGCTTGTTTCCCTTACGGCGGGCAAGATACCCACGCTGGAAGAGGCGCGGGACAAAGTGGAAGCCAGGGCGCGGCTGGAGAAAGCCGGGAGGGATGCGGAAGCCATAATGAAATCGCTGGCCGGCCAGCTTAAACCTGACAATTTTGGCGCCGTGGCGGACAAACATCCGGAGATGAGGATAAACACCCATATCGCCCACAAGGGCCAGCCCGCCATGGGTTTCCGTGACGGAAAGAAAGCGGCGGACATGGTTTTCGCGCTTAACGAGAAAACCGTTTCCGAGCTAATGGCCATGCCGGAAGGATACGCGTACCTGGCGGTGGAATCGGTCCAACAGCCGTTCACGCCGCCGTTCGACTCTATCCGTGACGTGGTGGAAGCCCGGTACAGGGCTGAGCTTGCGGACAAAATGGCGGAGGAACGGGCCAAAAAAGTCGAAAAAGCGGTGGGCGAAGGCAAAACTTTGGCCGACGCCGCCCGGGCGTTCGGGCTGGCGGTGTCCCGCACGGCGCCATTCAGCAGGGCACAAGTGGCCTCGGGCCAGGCCCGTGGGGACGGAGCGCGGATGGAAGCTTTCGAGCTGGAGGATAAACAGGCCAAAACCCTGCCAGTACAGGGAGGGTTTGTTACCATGGTATTGGCTGGACGCGGGGCGGTGGACGAGGCCGTGATGGGGGCCAGCCTGCCGGAGCTGGCCAAAAACCTGCTTAAACGGAAGCGGGAAAGGGTTTACGCCGAATATCTGGTTACTTTAAGGAAGAAGGCCGAGGCGGAAGAAACGTTAACGGTGAACGAGATTTTCACCAAATAA
- a CDS encoding tetratricopeptide repeat protein yields the protein MKPLRIAEVFLKAAGAAGLAIGLISCETVNKKEWDVSQGQITRIDERVAMLGKALGAQADLAANLEQTQRAVQTVNGQMEEFNGRVQMLSDRMDRLEKAILEINQTYRTEVGDRFAATNYELKELRRELRSVSLDTLAFIQLMEQKSGVSRKSHKKAVEDAERELQAKPLAEERSTSAKDHAAGIFERASALYSAKRYDEAAEMFADYVRQYPNGNAADSAAFMAGMAYYEGSELDSASESFDMMAERYPYSPKAPEAMIKSAMALLELGRENDGAQRLKALVEKHPSSPEAAQAAEKLSAMEKGRIK from the coding sequence TTGAAGCCGTTGCGCATCGCCGAAGTTTTTTTGAAAGCCGCCGGAGCCGCCGGGCTGGCTATTGGACTGATTTCCTGCGAAACCGTCAACAAAAAGGAATGGGACGTTTCCCAGGGTCAGATAACCAGGATAGACGAGCGCGTCGCCATGCTGGGCAAGGCTTTGGGCGCCCAGGCGGATTTGGCCGCCAACCTGGAGCAGACCCAAAGGGCGGTTCAAACGGTGAACGGCCAGATGGAAGAGTTCAACGGCAGGGTCCAGATGCTTTCCGACCGCATGGACAGGCTGGAAAAGGCCATCCTGGAAATAAACCAGACTTACAGGACCGAGGTTGGCGACAGGTTCGCCGCCACCAACTACGAATTGAAAGAACTCCGCCGGGAGCTACGCTCCGTGTCGCTGGACACGCTGGCGTTCATACAGCTCATGGAGCAAAAAAGCGGGGTCTCCCGCAAAAGCCATAAAAAGGCCGTGGAAGACGCGGAGCGGGAATTACAAGCTAAGCCTTTAGCTGAGGAGCGCTCCACCTCCGCCAAGGATCACGCGGCGGGCATTTTCGAGCGCGCCAGCGCCCTGTATTCCGCCAAGCGTTACGACGAGGCGGCGGAGATGTTCGCCGATTACGTCCGGCAATATCCCAACGGTAACGCGGCGGACAGCGCCGCTTTCATGGCTGGCATGGCCTATTACGAAGGTAGTGAACTGGATAGCGCGTCGGAATCTTTCGACATGATGGCCGAAAGGTATCCATACAGCCCCAAGGCGCCCGAGGCCATGATAAAAAGCGCCATGGCGCTATTGGAACTGGGCAGGGAAAACGACGGCGCCCAGCGCTTGAAAGCCCTGGTGGAGAAGCATCCTTCTTCACCGGAAGCGGCGCAGGCCGCCGAAAAACTTTCGGCCATGGAAAAGGGCCGCATAAAATAA
- the pal gene encoding peptidoglycan-associated lipoprotein Pal, with protein sequence MRIKNRLLVAMAVFSTTVIFSLSACSTAKKETLPAAGEAGAGTGEGAGGMTAEERLQQGQRDVAYTDESQLSDVYFDFDKSDIRPEARDVLQKNADWMKANPNAKVQIEGHCDERGTEEYNLALGERRANSVKNYIISLGVPAEKLYTISYGEELPIDPGHTEDAWAKNRRAHFLVTK encoded by the coding sequence ATGCGCATAAAAAACCGGCTTCTTGTCGCCATGGCTGTTTTCTCAACCACGGTCATTTTTTCACTGAGCGCCTGCTCTACCGCGAAGAAGGAAACACTTCCCGCCGCCGGTGAAGCCGGGGCCGGAACAGGCGAGGGCGCTGGCGGCATGACCGCAGAGGAAAGGCTTCAGCAGGGTCAGCGCGACGTGGCTTACACCGATGAGTCCCAGCTTTCGGATGTTTATTTCGATTTCGACAAGTCCGACATCCGGCCCGAAGCGCGCGACGTTTTGCAGAAAAACGCCGACTGGATGAAAGCCAATCCTAACGCCAAAGTGCAGATTGAAGGCCATTGCGACGAGCGTGGCACCGAGGAGTACAACCTGGCCCTGGGTGAGCGCCGCGCCAACTCCGTGAAGAACTACATCATTTCGCTGGGTGTTCCCGCGGAGAAGCTTTACACCATAAGCTACGGCGAGGAACTGCCCATAGATCCCGGCCACACGGAAGACGCCTGGGCCAAGAACCGGCGGGCTCATTTCCTGGTGACCAAGTAA
- the tolB gene encoding Tol-Pal system beta propeller repeat protein TolB — MRASKANLSAHFKTAKAAVAVFISAMLALAPWAGAQNNGVWIGTSRVGSPSIEIAVPEFPVSWDDKEGLGAQAADVINFDLKATGMFKPHENKDFLKQASEKDLKAKGGVDFDEWKTLVSNFVVKGVVGQKPDGKIYLDTRVYDIQQRKLYFSKIYTGPKAIFRQMAHQFSDDLLNRLTGEQGIARTRMAFVSKQMGRKELFIMDYDGYNPIQVTTDKSMVLFPNWHPKKDLILFTTFRYRNPDLYAMDLRNGTRYPVSRKIGSNSTGEWSPDGKRVVFSLTKGGNADIYIANADGGSVVQLTSAPSIETSPAISPDGRYVAFSSDRTGSPQIYIMSLDGKENWRATWTGGYNEGAAWSPKGDYIAYASMNGNNFNISVVNWREPRDVRQLTAGAGSEESPTWAPNGRNIAFAARRNGTKQIFIINSDGTNQTPVTSMPGGGYTPSWGPPLDLLK; from the coding sequence TTGAGGGCATCGAAAGCAAATTTAAGCGCCCATTTTAAAACCGCAAAAGCGGCTGTGGCCGTTTTTATTTCCGCCATGCTGGCCCTGGCCCCATGGGCCGGCGCCCAGAATAACGGAGTGTGGATAGGCACCAGCCGGGTGGGTTCGCCGTCCATAGAAATAGCCGTGCCGGAATTCCCTGTCTCCTGGGACGACAAGGAAGGGCTTGGGGCCCAGGCGGCGGACGTTATAAATTTTGACCTGAAGGCCACCGGCATGTTCAAACCCCATGAGAACAAGGACTTCTTAAAGCAGGCATCTGAAAAGGATTTGAAGGCCAAGGGCGGGGTGGATTTTGACGAGTGGAAAACACTGGTTTCCAACTTCGTGGTTAAAGGGGTTGTAGGGCAAAAGCCCGACGGAAAAATTTACCTGGACACCAGGGTGTACGACATCCAGCAGAGGAAGCTTTATTTCTCCAAGATATACACCGGCCCCAAGGCCATTTTCCGGCAGATGGCCCACCAGTTCTCCGACGACCTGCTCAACAGGCTCACCGGTGAGCAGGGCATCGCCCGCACACGCATGGCTTTCGTGTCCAAACAGATGGGCCGCAAAGAGCTTTTCATAATGGATTACGACGGGTACAACCCGATTCAGGTTACCACCGATAAATCCATGGTGCTTTTCCCCAACTGGCACCCGAAAAAGGATTTGATCCTTTTTACCACCTTCCGATACCGCAACCCGGACCTTTACGCGATGGACCTGCGGAACGGGACGCGTTACCCAGTGTCGCGCAAGATAGGCTCCAACTCCACCGGTGAATGGTCGCCGGACGGCAAACGGGTGGTGTTCTCGCTTACAAAGGGGGGCAACGCTGATATTTACATCGCCAACGCCGACGGCGGAAGCGTGGTTCAGCTCACCAGCGCGCCATCCATAGAGACCTCACCTGCCATATCACCAGACGGCAGATATGTGGCCTTTTCGTCGGACCGGACGGGTAGCCCGCAGATTTACATCATGAGCCTGGACGGCAAAGAGAACTGGCGAGCCACCTGGACGGGCGGATACAACGAGGGGGCGGCATGGTCTCCCAAAGGGGATTACATCGCATATGCGTCCATGAACGGTAACAACTTCAACATATCCGTGGTCAACTGGCGCGAGCCAAGGGACGTGCGTCAGCTCACCGCCGGGGCAGGCTCGGAGGAGAGCCCCACATGGGCGCCCAACGGGCGGAACATAGCTTTCGCCGCCCGGCGCAACGGGACCAAGCAGATTTTCATTATTAACTCCGACGGGACAAATCAAACACCCGTTACATCCATGCCCGGCGGCGGGTACACGCCATCGTGGGGGCCACCGCTGGATCTTCTCAAGTAA
- a CDS encoding TonB family protein: MNREQLAAGRDRDINTYPQLMMAIGFSAFIHILIIIAVPLLGWLMPSKRLILPGYQVNLVTLSPKPSSTLPPGPPGPPKEEAPEPEPAPEPMVKKAPMVEKAAKAEPEVAKEKAAPAGKKFASKTEDKPKKEMAEEPPKKTRPVETASIPPSTVTPRYPGGGGGGGGAQTEGAPFPYLWYTRTIEMKVNQNWVTHGIILAGKKGDPVVKFKILRDGSVAGVTLEKSSGNSALDESALQAIIKGAPFGPLPADYPTDSLTVHFSFDYEQRQ, from the coding sequence ATGAATAGGGAACAACTGGCGGCAGGCAGGGACCGCGACATAAACACATATCCCCAGCTGATGATGGCCATCGGCTTTTCGGCTTTCATCCATATCCTCATCATAATCGCCGTGCCTCTTTTAGGGTGGCTTATGCCGTCAAAAAGGCTCATCCTGCCCGGTTACCAGGTAAATCTTGTGACCCTTTCCCCGAAACCTTCGAGCACCCTTCCTCCGGGGCCGCCGGGGCCGCCCAAAGAGGAGGCGCCGGAACCGGAGCCCGCGCCGGAGCCCATGGTGAAAAAAGCTCCCATGGTGGAGAAGGCCGCCAAGGCGGAGCCGGAAGTGGCCAAAGAAAAAGCCGCCCCGGCGGGCAAGAAATTCGCCTCCAAAACGGAAGACAAACCGAAAAAAGAGATGGCCGAGGAGCCGCCGAAAAAAACCAGGCCTGTGGAGACCGCCTCCATCCCCCCATCCACGGTTACGCCCAGATACCCCGGTGGTGGCGGGGGCGGCGGAGGGGCGCAAACCGAGGGGGCGCCGTTCCCCTATCTGTGGTACACAAGGACCATAGAAATGAAAGTGAACCAGAACTGGGTGACCCACGGCATAATACTGGCCGGGAAAAAAGGTGACCCGGTGGTGAAGTTTAAAATTCTGCGGGACGGTTCAGTGGCTGGCGTTACGCTGGAGAAATCGTCCGGAAATTCCGCTCTGGACGAAAGCGCCCTGCAGGCCATAATAAAAGGGGCCCCTTTCGGGCCCCTGCCTGCGGATTATCCGACAGACTCGTTAACGGTGCATTTCAGCTTCGATTACGAACAGCGCCAATAA
- a CDS encoding ExbD/TolR family protein, with amino-acid sequence MAVAGGGGDAGGRRFRRKSSTLMSEINITPFVDVMLVLLVIFMVTAPLLQSGIAIDLPKEDVGALDIREENIISVESANRIYFNDRRVTEKELADKLKNIVAASPTAEVYLRADRKIPYGYVMRITGIAKKSGVDKLGMVTEMPEEQERKR; translated from the coding sequence ATGGCCGTCGCGGGCGGTGGTGGCGACGCCGGGGGAAGGCGGTTCCGGAGGAAATCCTCCACCCTGATGTCGGAGATCAACATCACCCCTTTTGTGGACGTGATGCTGGTGCTTCTGGTGATATTCATGGTCACCGCCCCCCTTCTGCAAAGCGGCATAGCCATAGACCTGCCCAAGGAGGACGTAGGCGCGCTGGACATAAGAGAAGAGAACATCATATCGGTAGAGAGCGCCAACCGGATTTACTTCAACGACAGGCGAGTGACGGAAAAAGAGCTGGCCGACAAACTGAAAAATATCGTGGCGGCGTCCCCAACAGCCGAGGTTTACCTGCGGGCGGACAGGAAGATCCCCTACGGTTATGTGATGAGGATAACCGGTATCGCTAAAAAATCCGGGGTGGACAAGCTGGGCATGGTAACCGAAATGCCCGAAGAGCAAGAACGCAAACGCTGA
- the tolQ gene encoding protein TolQ, whose product MTNLPYILMARVAQAPAAGGELSISDMVVNAGLVSKGVLLTLLAFSLISWGIIIHKFRLFRRVREETEAFRDVFQKKPQLDQVYNFAKKLRNCPMARVFLAGYIELATQFRITQSEQKDPEEHLLLEKLDSIGRSLERATAQEITKLERWLFFLGTTGSVTPFIGLFGTVWGVMNSFSGIGAKGAASIAVVAPGIAEALIATAAGLFTAIPAVMAYNYFVYRVKIKATDMDNFGLDMLSLIDRTYIRRP is encoded by the coding sequence ATGACTAATTTACCTTACATATTAATGGCGCGGGTGGCCCAGGCTCCGGCCGCAGGCGGCGAGCTGTCCATCTCCGACATGGTGGTGAACGCCGGGCTTGTGAGCAAGGGGGTGCTTTTGACCCTGCTGGCGTTCTCGCTTATCTCTTGGGGAATCATAATCCACAAGTTCCGTCTGTTCCGGCGTGTGAGGGAGGAGACGGAGGCTTTCCGTGATGTTTTCCAGAAGAAACCCCAGCTCGACCAGGTTTACAACTTCGCCAAGAAACTGCGCAACTGCCCGATGGCGCGGGTTTTTCTGGCGGGCTACATAGAGCTTGCCACCCAGTTCCGCATCACCCAGAGTGAACAGAAAGACCCGGAGGAACACCTTCTGTTAGAGAAGCTTGACTCCATAGGAAGGTCGCTGGAGCGGGCCACTGCCCAGGAGATAACCAAGCTTGAACGGTGGCTGTTCTTCCTGGGAACCACCGGTTCGGTTACCCCATTCATAGGGCTTTTCGGCACGGTGTGGGGGGTTATGAACTCCTTCTCCGGCATTGGCGCAAAAGGGGCGGCCAGCATCGCCGTGGTGGCGCCCGGCATAGCCGAGGCTCTTATCGCCACCGCCGCCGGGCTGTTCACCGCCATACCGGCGGTTATGGCCTATAACTATTTCGTGTACCGGGTAAAGATAAAAGCCACCGATATGGACAACTTCGGGCTGGACATGCTTTCCCTGATAGACCGAACCTACATAAGGCGCCCGTAA